The Vibrio chagasii genome includes a region encoding these proteins:
- the bioB gene encoding biotin synthase BioB: MEVRHDWTVAEVKALLEKPFMDLMFEAQLVHRQYQEHNHVQVSTLLSIKTGACPEDCKYCPQSAHYRTDVDKERLMEVERVLDAAQKAKNAGSTRFCMGAAWKNPKERDMPHLTDMIKGVKDMGLETCMTLGMLTPKQAGELADAGLDYYNHNLDTSPEFYGSIITTRTYQDRLDTLSHVRDAGMKICSGGIIGMGESTNDRAGLLVELANLPVHPESVPINMLVKVKGTPMENVDDVESFDFIKLIGIARIMMPKSAVRLSAGRENMNEQMQAMCFMAGANSIFYGCKLLTTPNPDEDTDMQLFKKLGINSQEVAQKPDEIQENELLDQVVERVAARPTKDDMFYDATV; encoded by the coding sequence GTGGAAGTTCGTCATGACTGGACAGTCGCTGAAGTAAAGGCACTGCTTGAAAAACCATTTATGGATTTAATGTTTGAAGCACAACTGGTTCACAGACAGTACCAAGAGCACAACCACGTGCAGGTGAGTACGCTGTTATCTATCAAAACAGGTGCTTGCCCTGAAGATTGTAAATACTGCCCTCAAAGTGCGCACTATCGAACTGATGTCGATAAAGAGCGCCTGATGGAAGTTGAACGTGTGCTGGATGCCGCACAAAAAGCGAAGAATGCGGGCTCAACACGTTTCTGTATGGGGGCAGCATGGAAGAACCCTAAAGAGCGCGATATGCCACACCTTACCGATATGATTAAAGGTGTGAAAGATATGGGGCTAGAAACCTGTATGACACTTGGCATGCTAACGCCTAAACAAGCCGGTGAGCTCGCAGATGCAGGATTGGATTACTACAACCACAACCTTGATACCTCTCCAGAGTTTTATGGAAGCATTATCACCACTCGTACCTATCAAGATCGTCTAGACACGCTATCTCACGTTCGTGATGCAGGTATGAAGATCTGTTCGGGCGGTATTATTGGTATGGGCGAAAGCACCAATGACCGTGCGGGCTTGCTAGTTGAACTGGCTAACCTTCCGGTACACCCAGAGAGTGTACCTATCAACATGCTTGTTAAAGTGAAAGGCACACCGATGGAAAACGTCGATGATGTTGAGTCTTTCGACTTTATTAAATTGATCGGGATTGCTCGCATCATGATGCCTAAGTCTGCGGTTCGTTTATCTGCAGGTCGTGAGAACATGAACGAACAAATGCAAGCGATGTGTTTCATGGCGGGTGCAAACTCTATCTTCTATGGCTGTAAGCTACTGACTACGCCAAACCCGGATGAAGATACAGATATGCAGCTGTTTAAGAAGTTGGGTATCAACAGCCAAGAAGTGGCTCAAAAGCCTGATGAAATTCAAGAAAACGAACTGTTAGATCAAGTGGTGGAGCGTGTTGCAGCTCGCCCTACGAAAGATGACATGTTCTACGATGCCACGGTTTAA
- the bioA gene encoding adenosylmethionine--8-amino-7-oxononanoate transaminase, translating into MDLAFDRQHIWHPYTSTLTPLTCYPVTNADGVYLELEGGNRIIDGMSSWWSTIHGYNHPVLNEAAHSQIDKVSHVMFGGITHQPAIDLCKKLLKLAPDNLEHVFLADSGSVAVEVSLKMALQFWHAKGQPRSKFLTLRDGYHGDTFAAMSVTDPDNSMHSLYKGFLPEHIFAESPKTGFWDEWNPSDIDSFREKLSAHHEEVAAVILEPIVQGAGGMRIYHPEFLKQVRLLCDEFNVLLILDEIATGFGRTGKLFACEHADIQPDILCVGKALTGGYMTLSATLASKEVADTVCGGEAGCFMHGPTFMGNPLACAVGAASLSLIEQGHWQNQTLQIEQLFSELLPPLREHALVKDVRWLGAIGVVETHSPVDMETIQAHFVEQGVWIRPFGRLIYMMPPFISEPQHIEQLVAAIDTALKNAHCFKS; encoded by the coding sequence ATGGATCTCGCCTTTGATCGCCAGCATATCTGGCATCCCTACACATCAACGTTAACACCTCTGACCTGCTATCCTGTTACCAATGCAGACGGCGTTTACCTAGAACTAGAAGGCGGAAATCGAATTATTGATGGCATGTCTTCTTGGTGGTCAACGATCCACGGATACAATCACCCTGTCTTAAACGAAGCCGCACACAGCCAAATCGATAAGGTTTCACACGTCATGTTTGGTGGCATCACCCACCAGCCGGCTATCGATTTATGTAAGAAACTTCTAAAACTAGCACCAGACAATCTAGAACACGTATTTTTGGCTGATTCAGGATCAGTCGCGGTAGAAGTGAGCCTGAAAATGGCACTTCAATTTTGGCATGCGAAAGGACAACCTCGCTCTAAATTCTTAACGCTGAGAGATGGTTATCACGGTGACACGTTCGCTGCGATGTCAGTGACAGACCCCGATAACTCAATGCACAGTCTCTATAAGGGCTTTTTACCTGAGCATATTTTCGCTGAATCGCCAAAGACTGGCTTTTGGGATGAATGGAACCCAAGTGACATTGATAGTTTTCGTGAAAAGCTATCCGCACACCATGAAGAAGTCGCCGCCGTTATCTTAGAGCCAATCGTTCAGGGCGCTGGCGGTATGCGTATTTACCACCCTGAATTCTTGAAACAAGTTCGCTTGCTTTGTGATGAGTTTAACGTGTTGTTGATTCTAGATGAAATTGCAACGGGGTTTGGCCGCACAGGTAAACTGTTTGCCTGCGAGCATGCAGATATTCAGCCGGATATTTTGTGTGTCGGCAAAGCTCTGACTGGTGGTTATATGACGCTTTCAGCAACACTAGCAAGCAAAGAAGTCGCGGACACCGTATGTGGAGGTGAGGCAGGTTGCTTCATGCACGGCCCGACTTTTATGGGTAACCCGTTAGCTTGTGCCGTTGGAGCAGCGAGTTTATCCCTCATAGAGCAAGGCCATTGGCAAAATCAAACCCTACAAATTGAACAGCTTTTCTCTGAATTGCTGCCACCTTTGCGAGAGCATGCACTGGTTAAAGACGTTCGCTGGTTGGGCGCTATTGGTGTAGTTGAAACCCATTCACCTGTCGACATGGAAACAATTCAAGCTCACTTTGTTGAACAAGGCGTTTGGATTCGTCCATTTGGAAGGTTAATTTATATGATGCCTCCGTTTATTAGCGAACCACAACATATCGAACAATTAGTCGCTGCTATCGATACTGCATTAAAAAATGCTCATTGCTTTAAATCGTAA